tagccactacactaccatcaCCTAAGGACTCAGGTCATCTGTGTCTGTTTCGTACTTAAATTAATGGCATTATTGGCAATATGGATTATTTTGATaagtttaagtatatatactcttttgatcctgtgagggaaatttggtctctgctagagatgcaccgatatggaattttagggccgataatgATAAccaatatttattggtttgttgtggccgataccgatacgataaccgataatattactcttgaaaacaaattgtgaaaagtgatttggggaaagcttttaataagcataattgtattgcagtaattttacctaccaccaaatggtggacagaactcataatagtcctcaatagtacagtagtcaacataacagtagcctagccctacagtatgtgtggctcctttaagtgcacctgacgtcagtgaattgccagtgagtggctagagaatatgaatcgttttcatttaggactaaacactcataaacggctcagctgggaataagctacagtatagtgaccaaatcagagtttgtgagggaaacttaggtttagtttcaactgcggataactgaataaagctgcaactcctcagactgtatcttatgtccgtctactctggaactgaagcaggaatggttagcatatttctaggtaataatacaaaacccaagctaaagtaatgcaaatataatactaaaacacaacttagaactaggcctacttatgtactttcGTCCCACTActtgagtttgtttatttgtttcccgacCAGCgcagtaaagtgcaaacacaccagcacaagacggttctagatagggctgagctccgctctggtaaggttaaatggcggatcattcacgagaggattttgagatgcacagattcccaaatgaacgtatatccacagattttgttagagtggtgaaatacattcacaccgctgacatattgaggaaaaaatatagccaaccaagctcaagtagctcagtgtagccagacggaccttacgtaggcctaaattaggactttaaaaaatatcgggccaaattatcggccagaattctgttatcggaccgataataatattttcattttttcacttatcggtcaataatatatcggccgccgatatatcgtgcatccctagtcTCTgcctttatcccaatccgtgaattagtgaaacacactcagcacacagtgtacacacagtgaggtgaagcacacaccaatcccggcgcagtgatttgcctgcaacaacagcggtgctcggggagcagtgaggggttaggtgccttgctcaagggcacttcagccgtgcctactggtcggggttcgaaccggcaagcctccggttacaggtgtgtgtgtgtgtgtgtgtgtgtgtgtgtgtgtgtgtgtccaaagcactaaccagcaggccacggctgcccctatggCACCAACCATCTGCATACCACACAAACTGTGATACAATAATCAGAAGCAATGGTAAATCATGTTGTATCCTgtagcatgttttttttttactgatgatggtggtggtggtataaGGTTGTGTCCCTTCACCGCctgaccctctctgtctctcctccccttGCAGACTGTGCTGAGATGGCAGACCAGGTGTACATGGAGGTGATCGTAGGGGAGGAGGAGGCCTCTGCCATTCAGGAGGCACAGTTGGACGACTCCCCCGCCAACAAAACCCTGGTGCCTGTGGCCTGGGCGGCCGCTTATGGTGAGGCAGTGGTCTCTTCCTCTGGCCTGTGTCCTGTGGCCCTTTTGTGTTGGTGGCAGGATTAGGAAGGGGACTCGCATCTACTTCAAGGAAAAAACACAGGTCTGAAGTCATTTAGAGGGTTACGGGTTCCATTTTTGGAAGAATGGAATGATGGTGAATAAAGTAGGGTCTGTGCAGCCTGTGTGACCTGAAATGTACTACATATTAGTGTATTAGTCCAGTATTATTTGTGCTGCAATATACACTTGggtttaaggttagggttaggattagttCAAGTGCAggttttattgtcatgtactcataaatAGTCTCAAATGTCTCATAAATAGGCATTTATCAGTAATGAACATTACtgtgctcaagagccagctcaactttaaagaagaataaatgaaatagaaaaattAAGAGAAGATATGTTGATTTCCAAAATTTCAGTAAACAAGACTGAAGTGTGGGTGAGTATTAGAAAGataagaagataaaaaaaatataataatgtgAATCGGAGTTAGAGAAAATCACTGGATTATGTATTACTTGAGTACCCCCACAGTTACACTTCATTTCAAGTGTGCACCAAGCCCACACATGCGGACTGTGACCATGAACTCCCTCTGTGTTGGCTTCAGGTAATAACCTGGAGGGTCGGCTGGAGAGCAAGCCGGGCGCAGTGACGCCGTACCTGCAGATCAGCGACAGCGTCAGCACCAACCGCGTGCTCAAGCAGAAggccaagaagaagaagaagggccCAGAAGGGCGGCAGTGCCAGACGGGTAGGCATCACATGGGCATCACATGGGCATTAGAGTCACTGCAAGAATGTGTGATGTAGTTATTGTGGTCAAAATCCAAAACACTCATTTTGGTTACAGTGTATTATAGCATAACAGAGGTACATAACACATAAAGCTGTGTAATggattattatttaaattaataCTTCATATTGAATATTTAGATAATGTAGTTTCATGGTAATGTCTTCTAATGTTCAAGTTTAGGATTTGTGATATTAATGTATGATATTATTATACTAactatattaatattaataatattaatattattataataactaCTAATTCATAACTTACATGAGAAAAATGGTCTGATAACACatatataaatgtatttgtatatatattatactatagtaacatattttaatctgtctCCTCCCTGCCCCATCGGACCTCCCCAGCGGTCATCATCGGTCCAGACGGCCAGCCCCTGACCGTCTACCCCTGTCACATCTGCGGCAAGAAGTTCCGCTCGCGGGGGTTCCTCAAGCGCCACATGAAGAACCACCCGGACCACATGCTGAAGAAGAAGTTCCAGTGCACCGACTGTGACTTCACCACCAACAAGAAGGCCAGCTTCCACAACCACCTGGAGGGCCACAAGCTCAGCTCCAGCGCCAAGAACGACCGAGAGCGAGAGCGGGAAACGGAGCGGCCGCCGGAGTACAGCGAGTACACGCGGCGCTACCACGAGGCCACCAGCCCGCTGGGCTCCAACATGCTCATCCTGCGCGACAAGGACGAGCCCAAGATGCACCAGTGCAAGTACTGCGAGTACGAGACGGCCGAGCAGGGCTTGCTCAACCGCCACCTGCTGGCCGTGCACAGCCGCAACTTTGCCCACGTGTGCGTGGAGTGCGCCAAGGGCTTCCGGCACCCGTCCGAGCTGAAGAagcacatgcgcacgcacacgggCGAGAAGCCCTTCCAGTGCGCGCACTGCCCGTTCCGCTGCGCCGACCAGTCCAACCTGAAGACGCACGTCAAGAGCAAGCACGGCTCGGACCTGCCGTACAAGTGCACGCACTGCCCGCAGGCGTTCGCCGACGACAAGGAGCTGCAGCGGCACGCCGAGGCCCTCCAGGGCCACAAGACGCACCAGTGTCCACACTGCGAGCACAAGAGCACCAACTCGAGCGACCTGAAGCGCCACGTCATCTCGGTGCACACCAAGGACTTCCCGCACAAGTGCGAGGTCTGCGAGAAGGGCTTCCACCGGCCCAGCGAGCTCAAGAAGCACTCGGAGACGCACAAGGGCAACCGCGTGCACCAGTGCCGGCACTGCGACTTCAAGACGTCGGACCCGTTCGCGCTCAGCCGCCACATCCTGTCGGTGCACACCAAGGAGCTGCCGTTCAAGTGCAAGCGCTGCAAGCGCGGCTTCCGCCAGCAGGGGGAGCTCAAGAAGCACATGAAGACGCACAGCGGCC
The Alosa alosa isolate M-15738 ecotype Scorff River chromosome 21, AALO_Geno_1.1, whole genome shotgun sequence genome window above contains:
- the znf711 gene encoding zinc finger protein 711 isoform X2 encodes the protein MGGMAHIDGDHIVVSVPEAVLVSDVVTDEGILLEQALEAEMVEASDLDEAADVIMAHEPMLGAEVAIEEALEDDEEEDDDEEEDAALEEGEDEDQHHHHHVLMASDLIEAEVEEEEEEEEGGVGVDEQVGVFVGGPLEHELVSEEVMVAEGGEAAVIQAHKGVPASTVTINTEADEDGKTTSEDYLMISLDDVGEKLDIGDTPLKISTAVTQDDGDSKEDGYGSDVIKVYIFKAEADDDVEIGGTEVVTESDFQNGHAVLEPAVATRLPREKMVYMTVKDSSQGDEDMNCAEMADQVYMEVIVGEEEASAIQEAQLDDSPANKTLVPVAWAAAYGNNLEGRLESKPGAVTPYLQISDSVSTNRVLKQKAKKKKKGPEGRQCQTAVIIGPDGQPLTVYPCHICGKKFRSRGFLKRHMKNHPDHMLKKKFQCTDCDFTTNKKASFHNHLEGHKLSSSAKNDRERERETERPPEYSEYTRRYHEATSPLGSNMLILRDKDEPKMHQCKYCEYETAEQGLLNRHLLAVHSRNFAHVCVECAKGFRHPSELKKHMRTHTGEKPFQCAHCPFRCADQSNLKTHVKSKHGSDLPYKCTHCPQAFADDKELQRHAEALQGHKTHQCPHCEHKSTNSSDLKRHVISVHTKDFPHKCEVCEKGFHRPSELKKHSETHKGNRVHQCRHCDFKTSDPFALSRHILSVHTKELPFKCKRCKRGFRQQGELKKHMKTHSGRKVYQCQYCEYNTTDASGFKRHVISIHTKDYPHRCDYCTKGFRRPSEKSQHIIRHHKETLM
- the znf711 gene encoding zinc finger protein 711 isoform X1 — protein: MDKGGGLLELHSQDLKMPHAMIMQDFVAGMGGMAHIDGDHIVVSVPEAVLVSDVVTDEGILLEQALEAEMVEASDLDEAADVIMAHEPMLGAEVAIEEALEDDEEEDDDEEEDAALEEGEDEDQHHHHHVLMASDLIEAEVEEEEEEEEGGVGVDEQVGVFVGGPLEHELVSEEVMVAEGGEAAVIQAHKGVPASTVTINTEADEDGKTTSEDYLMISLDDVGEKLDIGDTPLKISTAVTQDDGDSKEDGYGSDVIKVYIFKAEADDDVEIGGTEVVTESDFQNGHAVLEPAVATRLPREKMVYMTVKDSSQGDEDMNCAEMADQVYMEVIVGEEEASAIQEAQLDDSPANKTLVPVAWAAAYGNNLEGRLESKPGAVTPYLQISDSVSTNRVLKQKAKKKKKGPEGRQCQTAVIIGPDGQPLTVYPCHICGKKFRSRGFLKRHMKNHPDHMLKKKFQCTDCDFTTNKKASFHNHLEGHKLSSSAKNDRERERETERPPEYSEYTRRYHEATSPLGSNMLILRDKDEPKMHQCKYCEYETAEQGLLNRHLLAVHSRNFAHVCVECAKGFRHPSELKKHMRTHTGEKPFQCAHCPFRCADQSNLKTHVKSKHGSDLPYKCTHCPQAFADDKELQRHAEALQGHKTHQCPHCEHKSTNSSDLKRHVISVHTKDFPHKCEVCEKGFHRPSELKKHSETHKGNRVHQCRHCDFKTSDPFALSRHILSVHTKELPFKCKRCKRGFRQQGELKKHMKTHSGRKVYQCQYCEYNTTDASGFKRHVISIHTKDYPHRCDYCTKGFRRPSEKSQHIIRHHKETLM